A part of Parvimonas micra genomic DNA contains:
- the dnaA gene encoding chromosomal replication initiator protein DnaA, which translates to MFENEIVVDSLWLEVCNELKDKLGESRFATWIEVLKPICYEDHKLMVLCQSNYIKTFINGHFKDYIEDAINNQLFPIIKEKTELLPVVATDEIYLEAIKNSRGQASFFSKSGEKGLKKGKLKKISSSNNSLTFSDRFTFNNFVKGKNNEFAMAAAEAVAKNPAGTYNPLFIYGNSGLGKTHLMKAIGHEIHKNFDCKVLYLSSEKFTIDLIDSIRDKNQNSESEFRKKYRNVDVLLIDDIQFIAGKTATQEEFFHTFNELYSRNKQIIISSDRPPKEIKNLEDRLKSRFNMGLTVDIQPPDFETRMAILQDKVKYEPIALSNEVLEFIAMNIKTNIRELEGALINVLAHYKLKQDAPMTVDYVKRILAQKLNELNRRELDIDLIKETVSKYFKIEVSDLSSKNRANSIAYPRQVAMYLCRNMLDCALGNIGSAFEKDHTTIMHGVKKIDEKIKTTESVKQDIENIKKMLED; encoded by the coding sequence ATGTTTGAGAATGAAATAGTGGTTGACAGCTTATGGCTTGAGGTTTGCAATGAACTTAAAGATAAGCTTGGAGAGAGTCGTTTTGCGACTTGGATTGAAGTTTTAAAGCCGATTTGTTATGAGGATCATAAGTTAATGGTGCTTTGTCAGTCGAATTATATTAAAACTTTTATAAATGGACATTTTAAAGATTATATTGAAGATGCGATAAATAATCAGCTTTTTCCTATAATTAAAGAAAAAACTGAGCTTTTACCTGTTGTTGCTACTGATGAAATTTATTTGGAAGCGATAAAAAATTCAAGGGGCCAAGCTTCTTTTTTTTCTAAATCTGGTGAAAAAGGATTAAAAAAAGGGAAATTAAAGAAAATTTCTTCTTCAAACAATTCTTTAACTTTTTCAGATAGATTTACTTTTAATAATTTTGTAAAAGGTAAGAATAATGAATTTGCTATGGCTGCAGCTGAGGCAGTTGCAAAAAATCCTGCCGGTACTTACAATCCTCTTTTCATTTATGGAAATTCCGGACTTGGAAAGACTCATCTTATGAAAGCTATCGGCCATGAAATTCATAAAAATTTTGATTGCAAGGTGCTATATTTGAGTAGTGAGAAATTTACAATTGATTTGATTGACTCAATTAGAGATAAAAATCAAAATTCAGAATCCGAATTTAGAAAAAAATATAGAAATGTGGATGTTTTGCTTATAGATGATATTCAATTCATTGCAGGAAAGACTGCAACTCAAGAGGAATTTTTCCATACTTTTAATGAATTATACAGCAGAAATAAGCAAATTATAATTTCATCAGATAGACCTCCGAAGGAGATTAAAAATCTGGAGGACAGGCTTAAGAGTAGATTTAATATGGGGCTAACCGTTGATATTCAGCCTCCGGATTTTGAAACGAGAATGGCTATTTTACAGGATAAGGTAAAGTATGAGCCGATAGCTCTTTCAAATGAAGTTTTAGAATTTATTGCAATGAATATAAAGACAAATATTAGGGAGCTGGAAGGAGCTTTAATTAATGTTTTGGCTCATTATAAATTGAAACAAGATGCTCCGATGACTGTTGATTATGTAAAGAGAATTTTAGCTCAAAAACTTAATGAGCTAAATAGGAGAGAGTTGGATATTGACTTGATAAAAGAAACTGTAAGTAAGTATTTTAAAATAGAAGTTTCCGATTTGAGTTCAAAAAACAGAGCCAATTCAATTGCTTATCCGAGACAGGTTGCAATGTATCTTTGTAGAAATATGTTAGACTGTGCTCTGGGAAATATAGGTTCAGCTTTTGAAAAAGATCATACTACCATAATGCATGGTGTTAAAAAGATTGATGAAAAAATAAAGACGACAGAATCTGTAAAGCAGGATATAGAAAACATAAAAAAAATGTTGGAAGATTAA
- the dnaN gene encoding DNA polymerase III subunit beta, producing the protein MEIKIMQNELLSLINISLRAISLKNNTSILEGILFIVKDNQLTLKSTDLELAIETSTECKVEKEGEVLLNASMISNIVRKLPNDEVYIKVDREKVFIQSENAKFNIIAMDIYSYPEFPTFENKVDFYIQENLLKVATKQTIFAAAIDDYRIVLNGVDVEIENKNVDFVALDGHRIAKRSFKIEEDIEKKVIIPPRALNEISKIVPEGSVVGVSLVKGSAIFTFENTIFSTRVIDGEYLNYKALFSYEHKTKVTVARRDLINAIERANIIYKAEKGDLVTFTIDDSSILVEGSSEIGDLKDIIDIKKEGDNLKIAFNSKYVLEGLKTIEQDFVEITFNGRAGACIIKPEDENIDYTYLVLPVLLQDSQY; encoded by the coding sequence ATGGAAATAAAGATAATGCAAAATGAACTTTTAAGTTTGATAAATATATCTTTAAGGGCTATAAGTTTAAAAAATAATACTTCAATATTAGAAGGAATTTTATTTATTGTAAAGGATAATCAATTAACTTTAAAGTCAACTGATTTGGAACTTGCGATTGAAACTTCAACTGAATGTAAGGTTGAAAAAGAGGGAGAAGTTTTACTCAACGCTTCAATGATTTCTAATATAGTAAGAAAATTACCTAATGATGAAGTATACATAAAGGTTGATAGAGAGAAAGTTTTTATTCAAAGTGAAAATGCAAAATTCAATATAATTGCAATGGATATTTATTCATATCCTGAATTTCCAACTTTTGAAAATAAAGTGGATTTTTATATTCAAGAAAATTTGCTTAAAGTTGCGACTAAACAGACTATTTTTGCAGCAGCAATTGATGATTATAGAATAGTTTTAAATGGTGTTGATGTTGAAATTGAAAATAAAAATGTAGATTTTGTCGCACTTGATGGACATAGAATTGCAAAGAGAAGTTTTAAAATAGAGGAAGATATTGAGAAAAAAGTTATAATTCCACCAAGAGCTTTAAATGAAATTTCAAAAATTGTTCCTGAAGGTTCTGTTGTTGGAGTTTCACTTGTAAAAGGTAGTGCGATTTTCACTTTTGAAAATACAATCTTTTCAACAAGAGTAATTGATGGAGAGTATTTGAATTACAAGGCACTGTTTTCTTATGAACATAAGACAAAGGTTACTGTTGCAAGACGTGATTTAATAAATGCGATTGAAAGAGCGAATATTATCTATAAGGCAGAAAAAGGAGATTTAGTTACTTTTACAATAGATGATAGCAGTATTTTGGTTGAGGGTTCTTCTGAAATTGGAGATTTAAAAGATATTATCGACATCAAAAAAGAAGGAGATAATTTAAAGATAGCCTTTAATTCAAAATATGTTTTAGAAGGATTAAAGACAATAGAACAGGATTTTGTTGAAATAACATTTAACGGTAGAGCCGGTGCTTGTATCATAAAACCTGAGGATGAAAATATAGATTATACTTATTTAGTTTTACCTGTTTTGTTGCAAGATTCTCAATACTAG
- a CDS encoding RNA-binding S4 domain-containing protein gives MEEIIIDTEFIKLDSLLKYAAVVQTGADAKFFISEMLVLVDGEVETRRGRKIYDGMTVKVLADEEVNLIVKKR, from the coding sequence ATGGAAGAAATTATTATTGATACCGAATTTATAAAATTGGATTCGTTGTTGAAATATGCAGCTGTAGTTCAAACTGGAGCTGATGCTAAATTCTTTATTTCTGAAATGTTAGTTTTAGTTGACGGAGAAGTTGAAACAAGACGTGGCAGAAAGATTTATGACGGAATGACTGTTAAGGTATTGGCTGACGAAGAAGTAAATTTGATTGTTAAAAAGAGGTAG
- the recF gene encoding DNA replication/repair protein RecF (All proteins in this family for which functions are known are DNA-binding proteins that assist the filamentation of RecA onto DNA for the initiation of recombination or recombinational repair.), whose amino-acid sequence MIVEKIHLTNFRNLKDISFEFKENINVFVGKNGIGKTNVLEAIYISLVASSFRQAKQEDFISFGENFTKVDTFVREKGFENKISFLYTDDKKKVFKIDDIKIKSVNELYDFSNVIGFFPDELKIITESPNFRRNFFDSFIMKMTKGYKQKLNLYRNVIFRRNLLLKGMNLSSFYKQEMNALTKKLALLCYEISMERKKLIDLINKEVNFIHQQLSGETLYIEYESILSNHKRSENECLKEILENFSKSYKIDSENKITSFGIHKENFKFILNGNDAKSFSSQGQKRNIIITIKMCQKNIFEEYKGVKPIILLDDLFSELDEDRRYEILEYLTDNQVFITTTDKSFVNRYKNINVIEMEKMRKEKYE is encoded by the coding sequence TTGATAGTTGAAAAAATACATTTGACCAACTTTAGAAATTTAAAAGATATTTCTTTTGAGTTTAAAGAGAATATAAATGTTTTTGTCGGAAAAAACGGAATTGGAAAGACTAATGTTTTGGAGGCAATTTACATTTCTCTTGTTGCGTCAAGTTTTAGACAGGCAAAACAAGAAGATTTTATAAGTTTTGGAGAGAATTTTACGAAAGTTGATACTTTTGTAAGAGAAAAAGGATTTGAAAATAAAATTTCCTTTTTATATACTGACGATAAGAAAAAAGTTTTTAAAATTGATGATATTAAGATTAAGAGTGTAAATGAGCTTTATGACTTTTCAAATGTTATCGGATTTTTTCCTGATGAGCTTAAGATTATCACTGAAAGTCCGAATTTTAGAAGGAATTTTTTTGACAGCTTTATTATGAAGATGACAAAGGGCTATAAACAAAAATTAAATTTATATAGAAATGTCATTTTTAGAAGAAATTTACTCTTAAAGGGAATGAATTTATCCAGTTTTTATAAGCAGGAGATGAATGCACTGACAAAGAAGCTTGCTCTTTTGTGCTATGAAATAAGCATGGAGAGAAAAAAGCTGATTGATTTGATAAATAAGGAAGTAAATTTCATTCATCAACAATTATCGGGAGAAACTCTTTACATAGAGTATGAATCAATTTTATCAAATCATAAAAGGTCGGAAAATGAATGTTTAAAGGAAATTTTAGAAAATTTTTCTAAGTCCTATAAAATTGATAGTGAAAATAAAATTACAAGCTTTGGTATTCATAAGGAAAATTTTAAATTTATTCTAAATGGCAATGATGCGAAGAGTTTTTCTTCACAAGGTCAAAAGAGAAATATTATAATTACGATTAAAATGTGTCAAAAAAATATTTTTGAAGAGTATAAGGGAGTAAAACCGATTATTCTACTTGATGATTTATTTAGTGAATTGGATGAAGATAGAAGATATGAAATTTTGGAATATTTAACGGATAATCAAGTCTTTATAACGACTACAGATAAATCTTTTGTAAATAGATATAAAAATATAAATGTTATAGAAATGGAAAAAATGAGAAAGGAAAAATATGAGTAA
- the gyrB gene encoding DNA topoisomerase (ATP-hydrolyzing) subunit B, whose translation MSKEKIRNYGAKDIRVLTGLEPVRLRPGMYIGSTGVKGLHHLVYEVVDNSIDEALAGVCDTITVTIFEDNSVRVEDNGSGIPVEVHPQTGKSTLETVLTILHAGGKFNNNAYQVSGGLHGVGVSVVNALSEWLIANVKRDGKLYEQQFSRGNTTSKLEVVGTSKETGTIITFKPDSEIFDTTIYEKEILRNRFREMAFLNKGVKIIFTDEREDFTETFHYEGGIKSFVEYMNRNKNNLHNEVIYFQGQRGDSQVEISMQYTDGYSENVLTFANNIHTPEGGSHLVGFRTALTRTLNDYGRKYNLIKDKDANLQGDDTREGLTGIVSIKLPNPQFEGQTKAKLGNSESRGIVETFLYDNLMTFLEENPKVGKIIIEKAQSSARAREAARKARDLTRKKSILDNTTLPGKLSDCQESDISVNEIYLVEGDSAGGSAKQGRDSKFQAVLPLKGKIMNVEKARIDKILGYEEIKSMITAFGTGIGKDFNLDNLRYGKIVIMTDADVDGAHIRTLILTFFYRYMKELIEQGHVYIAQPPLYGIIKGVKVVKYCWTDEELQASLDELGRDSHRIQRYKGLGEMNPAQLWETTMNPENRLFLQVNIDDEELVSIDETFSTLMGDKVEPRREFIEQNAKYVENIDA comes from the coding sequence ATGAGTAAGGAAAAAATTAGAAATTACGGGGCGAAAGATATTAGGGTTTTAACAGGTCTTGAACCCGTTAGACTTAGACCTGGTATGTATATAGGTTCAACCGGAGTAAAGGGACTTCACCATTTAGTTTATGAAGTTGTTGACAATAGTATAGATGAGGCTTTGGCAGGAGTTTGTGATACAATTACAGTTACGATTTTTGAAGATAATTCTGTAAGAGTTGAGGATAACGGTAGCGGTATTCCCGTTGAGGTGCATCCACAAACAGGAAAATCAACTCTTGAAACAGTTTTGACAATTCTACATGCTGGTGGTAAGTTCAATAACAATGCTTACCAAGTTTCAGGGGGACTTCATGGAGTTGGGGTTTCTGTTGTAAATGCTCTTTCAGAATGGCTTATTGCAAATGTAAAAAGAGATGGAAAACTTTATGAACAACAATTTTCAAGGGGAAATACAACTTCAAAGCTTGAAGTTGTAGGTACTTCAAAAGAAACTGGAACGATAATAACTTTTAAACCTGATTCTGAAATTTTTGATACAACAATTTACGAAAAAGAAATTTTAAGAAACAGATTTAGAGAAATGGCATTTTTAAATAAAGGTGTTAAAATTATTTTTACAGATGAAAGAGAAGATTTTACAGAAACTTTTCATTATGAAGGTGGAATAAAATCTTTTGTTGAGTATATGAATAGAAATAAAAATAATCTTCATAACGAAGTTATTTATTTTCAAGGACAAAGAGGCGATTCACAAGTTGAAATTTCTATGCAATATACAGACGGATATTCCGAAAATGTCTTAACTTTTGCAAATAATATCCATACTCCTGAAGGAGGAAGTCATTTAGTAGGTTTTAGGACTGCTCTAACTCGTACTTTAAATGATTATGGAAGAAAATACAATTTAATTAAGGATAAGGATGCAAATCTTCAAGGGGACGATACAAGAGAAGGTCTTACCGGAATTGTTTCAATAAAACTTCCTAATCCACAATTTGAAGGACAAACTAAGGCAAAACTTGGAAATAGTGAAAGTCGTGGTATCGTTGAAACTTTCTTATATGATAATTTGATGACTTTCTTGGAAGAAAATCCAAAAGTTGGTAAAATTATTATAGAAAAGGCACAAAGTAGTGCAAGAGCAAGAGAAGCTGCAAGAAAAGCAAGAGATTTAACTCGTAAAAAATCCATTCTTGACAATACGACTTTACCCGGTAAATTATCCGACTGTCAGGAAAGTGATATTTCTGTAAATGAAATTTATCTTGTCGAAGGGGACTCTGCGGGTGGTTCTGCAAAACAAGGTAGAGATAGTAAATTCCAAGCAGTTTTACCACTTAAAGGTAAGATTATGAATGTCGAAAAAGCAAGAATTGACAAGATTTTAGGTTATGAAGAAATAAAATCAATGATTACTGCTTTTGGAACAGGAATTGGAAAAGATTTTAATTTAGATAATTTAAGATATGGAAAAATAGTTATAATGACAGATGCCGACGTTGACGGTGCACATATTAGAACTTTGATTTTAACATTTTTCTATCGTTATATGAAAGAATTAATCGAACAAGGTCATGTATATATAGCTCAACCACCACTTTATGGAATTATTAAAGGTGTTAAGGTTGTAAAATATTGTTGGACTGATGAAGAGTTACAAGCAAGTTTAGATGAACTTGGTCGTGATTCACATAGAATTCAAAGATATAAAGGTCTTGGGGAAATGAATCCTGCACAACTTTGGGAAACAACTATGAATCCTGAAAACAGACTTTTCCTACAAGTAAATATTGATGATGAAGAACTTGTGTCAATAGATGAAACTTTCTCAACTCTTATGGGAGATAAGGTTGAACCGAGACGTGAATTTATAGAACAAAATGCGAAATATGTTGAAAATATTGACGCATAG